The genomic interval GTTTAGAATTTATCACCGTATATATTCATCCAGTACTGCAAATGATTATTCCCTTCAGTTTGCTTTGTATTGGGTTTATGCGAAAGAAGTTTCAATCAAGGAAAAATCATTCATAAGTGTACGACTTATTTACCAAGACATTGACTGTCTTGTTTTTTTGTTTCTGATTTATTGAGTACATATTAAGGATAGATTCGGAAATGATAATCTCAACTAGGAATGAAATTTTTCCCTCTAAATGTTGATTGATTTTCGGGCGATAAAAGGGAGATGGAAATGGAAAAGGAAAACATTAGTTCACTGCAACTTTTCTATCTTTTTATTGGATTTGAATTTGGAACAACGATTATTTTGGGAGTAGGGGAAGGAGCAAGGCAAGATGAGTGGCTCGTTCTTTTAATTAGTACATTATGTGGTTTGATTTTAATGGGGATCTATATTCTACTAGCAGCATTGTACCCTAACCAAACATTTGTGCAAATGCTTCAAGTTTCATTAGGGAAATTTTTGGGTTATCCGATAATTGTTATTTATATTATTTATTTTATTTACATTGCTGGAAGAGTGTGTCGCGATTTTGGTGAACTAATGGTAACAACTATTTTAGTTGAAACTCCCATTGTTGTCATTATTGGCAGCTTTATGGTTTTGATGATTTATTGTCTTAGAGGTGGAATTGAAACGTTTGGCCGTATGGGAGAAGCTGTATTTCCTTTGTTTATGTTTTCTTTAGGTATTATTTGGATTCTCTTATTAACGGTCAAATCTTTCAATATTTCGAATCTAACCCCTATATTAGGAAATGGATTAAAGCCGGTATTAACAGAGGTGTTTCCATCAGTTACAATGTTTCCATTTGGTGAGACTGTTACGATCATGATGTTCTTTCCATTTTTAAACAAGAAAAAGAATGCTGGAAAAGCTGGGTTTGCTGTTATCTTAATTGGAGGAATTCTATTAACAATTAATTCAGTTCTCATTTTATCTGTGCTAGGCCCGGAAATAATTCAGGAAGCTCAATTTCCGCTTCTTTCGGCTACAAGATTAGTTAGTATAGCCGATTTTTTAGAAAGATTTGACGCCATTATTATTCTAATGATGGTTGCCGGAGTGTTTTTTAAGGTAGGTATTTATACGTATAGTGCAGCTTTAGGGTTATCACAATTAATCAAAGTCAACACTATGAAGTCGATATTACTAGGTTTAGGTACCATTATCACTCCACTATCACTATTAATAGGAAATAACCTTGTAAGCTTTTTAGAATTTGGTTTAGGGTTTTTCAATAATAAAGTTCAACCTATTATGCAATTACTTATTCCTCTTTTGTTGCTTTGTATTGGATTTATCCGGAAGAAATTTCTTACAAGCAAAAATAATTAGTGATATGGGAGTTTATCATGAAAATCGAAAAAATTAGTGGGCTTCAACTTTTCTACATAATGGTTGGATATGAACTTGGGACAGCCATAATTCTAGGTGGTGGTGGTGAAGCAAAGCAAGATACATGGCTGGTTTTAGTTTTAGGTATGCTTTGCAGCCTTATTGTAATGGGGGTTTTTATTAAATTATCGACCTATTACCCAGATGATACTCTCATTCAGATGATACCTAAGATT from Metabacillus sediminilitoris carries:
- a CDS encoding GerAB/ArcD/ProY family transporter yields the protein MEKENISSLQLFYLFIGFEFGTTIILGVGEGARQDEWLVLLISTLCGLILMGIYILLAALYPNQTFVQMLQVSLGKFLGYPIIVIYIIYFIYIAGRVCRDFGELMVTTILVETPIVVIIGSFMVLMIYCLRGGIETFGRMGEAVFPLFMFSLGIIWILLLTVKSFNISNLTPILGNGLKPVLTEVFPSVTMFPFGETVTIMMFFPFLNKKKNAGKAGFAVILIGGILLTINSVLILSVLGPEIIQEAQFPLLSATRLVSIADFLERFDAIIILMMVAGVFFKVGIYTYSAALGLSQLIKVNTMKSILLGLGTIITPLSLLIGNNLVSFLEFGLGFFNNKVQPIMQLLIPLLLLCIGFIRKKFLTSKNN